In Melitaea cinxia chromosome 4, ilMelCinx1.1, whole genome shotgun sequence, a single genomic region encodes these proteins:
- the LOC123670115 gene encoding phosphatidylinositol N-acetylglucosaminyltransferase subunit A, translating to MANSKACPEFNRQKSIKVHMAEKCVSYAEANKEIPTSYKSYSEVSKENIKLLPRYNLNNVTSETWEQFSNKVDTKLLQLLSNDALIDAPVFTDVLIESANEIFPVKNEPSHIPSPPCSIANDFLDKLAPPTVNININLLDKNSIADEHDESPGLNSSFSKTELKNVLSYVSDSAPGPDDLAIDKNVDVLQYADDLLLYIKGNNIDDASSKLTESLCYLKRWLDNHGLDLSPSKSSVVLFHRMRRAPLLQEPARNKKRHVVCMASDFFYPNTGGVEEHIYNLSQCLIKRGHKVVVITHCYGDRVGVRYLTGGLKVYYLPIRVFYSQCALPTMICNIAIVRYILIRECIEIVHGHSAFSVLAHEVSIIGKLMGLKTVFTDHSLFGFADMSAVLTNKYLQMCLCECDHCICVSHTGKENTVLRAKVQAHKVSVIPNAVDAYTFTPDPSQRDPNVITIVIVSRLVYRKGVDLMAAVIAEMCPRYPNVRFIVGGDGPKMWLLQEVREQKGFQHCVTLLGSLKHCEVRDVLVKGDIFLNTSLTEAYCMAIVEAASCGLKVVSTKVGGIPEVLPESMIYLTEPNVTSIVAGIELAIKDLKENKILCPYECNKRVRKMYNWMDIARRTEIVYNRILLNKNKSLGQQLKTYLSCGVWPFLLVISLIYLLLQLAEKVYKRKHIDIARDLKL from the exons ATGGCAAATAGTAAAGCGTGCCCTGAATTCAATAGGCAAAAATCTATTAAAGTACATATGGCTGAAAAGTGTGTATCATATGCAGAGGCTAATAAAGAGATACCAACGTCATACAAATCTTATTCAGAAGTTagtaaagaa AACATAAAACTGCTCCCTagatataatcttaataatgttaCATCAGAAACATGGGAGCAATTTAGTAATAAAGTAGATACAAAATTGCTACAATTATTGTCTAATGATGCACTTATTGATGCTCCTGTTTTCACGGATGTCTTGATTGAAAGTGCTAATGAAATCTTTCCAGTGAAAAATGAACCTTCTCATATTCCTAGTCCACCTTG TAGTATAGCAAATGATTTTCTTGATAAACTTGCTCCTCCAAcagttaacataaatattaacctaTTAGACAAAAATAGCATAGCAGACGAACATGACGAATCTCCAGGATTAAATTCTTCCTTTAGCAAAAcggaattaaaaaatgtattatcttATGTCTCAGACTCTGCCCCTGGACCTGATG ACTTAGCAATTGACAAGAATGTTGATGTTTTGCAATATGCGGATGACttacttttatacataaaaggaaataatattGATGATGCGTCTTCGAAATTAACGGAATCTCTGTGTTATCTTAAACGGTGGTTAGATAATCATGGTCTCGATTTATCACCATCAAAAAGCTCCGTCGTTCTTTTTCATCGAATGCGTAGAGCTCCATTACTTCAA GAGCCTGCAAGGAACAAGAAAAGACATGTCGTTTGTATGGCTTCCGACTTCTTCTATCCAAACACAGGCGGCGTAGAAGAACACATTTACAACTTATCGCAATGTTTGATCAAACGCGGCCACAAAGTCGTTGTTATTACTCACTGTTACGGTGACCGAGTGGGCGTTAGATACTTAACTGGAGGTCTCAAAGTTTATTACTTACCCATACGGGTATTTTACTCGCAATGCGCTCTTCCGACTATGATTTGTAATATAGCGATAGTGCGGTACATTCTAATAAGAGAATGTATTGAAATAGTACACGGTCACTCAGCGTTTAGTGTTTTAGCCCATGAGGTGTCTATTATCGGTAAACTAATGGGCTTAAAAACTGTATTCACTGATCATAGCCTCTTTGGTTTTGCTGATATGTCTGCAGTgttaactaataaatatttgcaaatgTGTTTATGTGAATGTGACCATTGTATCTGTGTGTCTCACACTGGTAAAGAAAACACAGTTTTACGAGCAAAAGTTCAAGCTCATAAAGTTTCCGTAATTCCAAATGCAGTAGATGCTTACACATTCACTCCAGACCCAAGTCAAAGAGACCCGAATGTGATAACTATTGTAATAGTTTCAAGATTAGTTTATAGGAAAGGTGTTGATCTTATGGCTGCTGTGATAGCAGAAATGTGTCCGAGATATCCCAATGTAAGGTTTATTGTTGGAGGCGATGGTCCAAAAATGTGGTTGCTTCAAGAAGTCAGAGAACAAAAGGGTTTCCAACACTGCGTCACACTGCTTGGTAGCCTAAAACATTGTGAAGTTAGAGATGTTTTAGTAAAAGGGGATATATTTCTCAATACATCGTTAACAGAGGCATATTGTATGGCAATTGTTGAGGCTGCTTCCTGTGGGTTAAAAGTTGTATCGACAAAAGTAGGAGGCATACCTGAAGTATTGCCTGAAAGTATGATTTATCTGACTGAACCAAATGTAACAAGCATTGTAGCTGGTATAGAGTTAGCTATTAAAGATTTGAAAGAAAACAAGATTCTGTGTCCTTATGAATGTAATAAAAGGGTTAGGAAGATGTATAATTGGATGGATATCGCTAGAAGAACAGAAATTGTGTATAATAGAATattgttaaacaaaaataagtcTTTAGGACAACAATTAAAAACCTACCTCAGTTGTGGCGTGTGGCCATTCCTTCTAGTTATAAgc